A window of Belonocnema kinseyi isolate 2016_QV_RU_SX_M_011 chromosome 9, B_treatae_v1, whole genome shotgun sequence contains these coding sequences:
- the LOC117179880 gene encoding TLD domain-containing protein 2 isoform X8 — MTAETCSVLNYVFQHSSRMLSVLSMSEELRRALYANSAVSLDTEIIIPDLVGTTEILSDDHREHLCRHLPARAEGYLWTLVFSTSQHGFSLNSMYRKMAKVESPILLVIEDTEGNVFGALTSCSLHVSDHFYGTGESLLFRFTPRFQAFNWTGDNLYFIKGNNESLAIGAGDGKFGLWLDGDLYQGRTQSCSTYGNEPLAPREDFVVKTLECWAFI; from the exons ATGACGGCCGAAActtgttcagttttaaattatgtCTTTCAACATTCCTCCCGGATGCTTTCG GTGCTGTCTATGAGTGAAGAGCTCAGGAGAGCCCTTTATGCAAACAGTGCAGTCTCTCTCGACACGGAAATAATTATTCCAGACCTAGTTGGTACCACAGAAATTCTCAGTGACGATCACAGAGAACATCTTTGTCGGCATTTACCCGCCAGAGCGGAAGGTTACCTCTGGACCTTGGTCTTCAGCACAAGCCAACATGGCTTCAGTCTCAACAGCATGTACAGGAAAATGGCCAAAGTCGAAAGTCCCATTCTCCTCGTTATCGAGGACACAGAAGGAAAT gtatTTGGTGCTCTGACTTCCTGTTCATTACACGTAAGTGACCATTTCTATGGAACTGGAGAATCCCTACTGTTCAGATTCACCCCGAGATTCCAGGCATTCAACTGGACCGGAGATAATCTTTATTTCATCAAAGGAAACAATGAGAGTTTAGCGATCGGCGCAGGAGA TGGCAAGTTTGGTCTGTGGTTGGACGGTGACCTGTACCAGGGCAGAACGCAGTCCTGCAGCACGTATGGCAACGAGCCGCTGGCGCCTCGTGAGGACTTTGTGGTTAAGACGTTGGAATGCTGGGCGTTCATATAG
- the LOC117179880 gene encoding TLD domain-containing protein 2 isoform X9, producing MNDRRIVEGSSSSCEKTKAVLSMSEELRRALYANSAVSLDTEIIIPDLVGTTEILSDDHREHLCRHLPARAEGYLWTLVFSTSQHGFSLNSMYRKMAKVESPILLVIEDTEGNVFGALTSCSLHVSDHFYGTGESLLFRFTPRFQAFNWTGDNLYFIKGNNESLAIGAGDGKFGLWLDGDLYQGRTQSCSTYGNEPLAPREDFVVKTLECWAFI from the exons GTGCTGTCTATGAGTGAAGAGCTCAGGAGAGCCCTTTATGCAAACAGTGCAGTCTCTCTCGACACGGAAATAATTATTCCAGACCTAGTTGGTACCACAGAAATTCTCAGTGACGATCACAGAGAACATCTTTGTCGGCATTTACCCGCCAGAGCGGAAGGTTACCTCTGGACCTTGGTCTTCAGCACAAGCCAACATGGCTTCAGTCTCAACAGCATGTACAGGAAAATGGCCAAAGTCGAAAGTCCCATTCTCCTCGTTATCGAGGACACAGAAGGAAAT gtatTTGGTGCTCTGACTTCCTGTTCATTACACGTAAGTGACCATTTCTATGGAACTGGAGAATCCCTACTGTTCAGATTCACCCCGAGATTCCAGGCATTCAACTGGACCGGAGATAATCTTTATTTCATCAAAGGAAACAATGAGAGTTTAGCGATCGGCGCAGGAGA TGGCAAGTTTGGTCTGTGGTTGGACGGTGACCTGTACCAGGGCAGAACGCAGTCCTGCAGCACGTATGGCAACGAGCCGCTGGCGCCTCGTGAGGACTTTGTGGTTAAGACGTTGGAATGCTGGGCGTTCATATAG
- the LOC117180760 gene encoding N-acetylgalactosaminyltransferase 6, translating into MKRNVISVVKFLSLAAITVLFTIYVFRFLRGSRISDTPTSLPLPEKLQDVEHVQEQPQNAGEKIDWQDLKKIREESKRSGKGEHGIASFLSPSLDVLKEKLYQVNGFNAALSDEISLNRSIPDIRNSECKKKKYLQNLDSVSVVVSFHNEHFSTLMRTCWSVINRSPVTLLEEIILVDDASTKIELKSKLDDYVYENLPKVKIIRLKKRSGLIRGRLAGAHKAKAKVLVFLDSHSEANVNWLPPLLEPIAQDYKTCVCPFIDVIAYETFEYRAQDEGARGAFDWQLYYKRLPLLPEDLKNPSEPFKSPVMAGGLFAISAKFFWELGGYDPGLEIWGGEQYELSFKIWQCGGQMFDAPCSRVGHIYRKFPPFSNHFKGDFLGRNYKRVAEVWMDEYAEYVYRRLPHLRTMDPGDLKEQKSLRKKLHCKSFKWFMDKIAFDLVDVYPLVEPDDFASGEIRNIGASDFCLDSKGRGQDEDVVLDLCSKDNPDIQGEQKFQLTWHKDIRPQGRTQCFDISRADLKAPLSLYPCHGSQGNQLWRYDVEKQTLVHGSSSPRCLDADPGRQKVFVTTCDSSSSTQKWRIEKVNMKAMNNWEKIGPKV; encoded by the exons ATGAAGAGAAATGTGATTAGTGTCGTAAAATTTCTTTCATTGGCAGCGATCACCGTTCTGTTTACCATATATGTGTTTCGATTTTTGCGAGGATCAAGAATTTCTGATACTCCGACCTCGTTACCGCTCCCAGAGAAGCTCCAGGATGTGGAGCATGTTCAGGAGCAg CCACAAAATGCTGGGGAGAAAATCGACTGGCaggatttaaaaaagataagaGAAGAATCAAAAAGATCAGGAAAAGGAGAGCATGGAATTGCATCTTTTCTCTCCCCATCCTTAGACGTGCTTAAGGAAAAATTATACCAAGTAAATGGATTCAATGCCGCTCTCAGCGATGAGATATCTCTAAATCGTTCAATTCCAGACATAAGAAACTCggaatgcaaaaagaaaaaatatctccAAAACCTCGACTCTGTCTCTGTCGTCGTTTCCTTCCACAACGAACATTTTTCTACCCTAATGCGCACCTGTTGGAGTGTCATCAATCGGTCACCAGTTACCCTTCTCGAGGAAATAATTCTTGTAGACGACGCGAGTACGAAAATCGAATTAAAGAGCAAACTTGACGACTACGTTTATGAAAATCTGCCGAAAGTTAAGATAATTCGATTGAAAAAACGCTCTGGTCTCATCAGAGGACGTTTAGCTGGTGCTCACAAAGCTAAGGCGAAGGTTCTCGTCTTCCTGGATTCCCATAGTGAGGCGAATGTTAATTGGTTGCCTCCTCTTTTGGAACCCATCGCTCAGGATTATAAAACATGTGTTTGTCCTTTTATAGATGTGATTGCTTATGAAACTTTTGAATATAGAGCTCAAGATGAAGGAGCGAGGGGCGCTTTTGATTGGCAATTGTACTACAAACGACTACCTTTGCTTCCAGAGGATCTTAAAAATCCCTCAGAACCTTTTAAAAGTCCCGTGATGGCTGGAGGACTTTTTGCAATTAGTGCCAAATTTTTCTGGGAACTTGGGGGATATGATCCGGGACTCGAAATTTGGGGAGGAGAACAGTACgaattgtcttttaaaatttgGCAATGTGGTGGGCAAATGTTCGACGCACCTTGCTCGAGAGTTGGACACATTTACAGGAAGTTTCCTCCATTCTCGAATCACTTCAAGGGAGATTTTCTCG GTCGCAATTACAAAAGAGTCGCCGAAGTCTGGATGGACGAATACGCAGAGTACGTTTACCGCAGACTTCCTCATCTCCGCACCATGGATCCCGGAGACCTAAAAGAGCAAAAATCTCTTAGGAAGAAACTCCACTGCAAATCCTTCAAGTGGTTCATGGATAAAATTGCCTTCGACCTCGTGGACGTTTACCCCCTCGTCGAGCCGGACGATTTTGCTTCCGGTGAAATCAGAAACATAGGAGCTTCCGATTTTTGCCTCGATTCCAAGGGCAGGGGTCAGGATGAAGACGTCGTTTTGGATTTGTGCTCTAAGGACAATCCGGACATCCAAGGGGAACAAAAATTCCAACTGACCTGGCACAAGGACATTCGACCTCAAGGGCGCACTCAGTGCTTCGATATTTCCAGGGCGGATTTAAAAGCTCCTCTTAGTTTATATCCCTGCCATGGTAGTCAAGGTAATCAGCTTTGGCGTTATGATGTCGAAAAGCAGACGCTAGTTCATGGAAGTAGCTCTCCAAGGTGTCTCGATGCCGATCCTGGGAGACAAAAAGTTTTTGTCACGACCTGCGATTCTTCCTCTTCCACTCAAAAGTGGAGGATAGAGAAGGTCAATATGAAAGCGATGAATAATTGGGAAAAAATTGGCCCAAAAGTCTag